A genomic region of Polypterus senegalus isolate Bchr_013 chromosome 17, ASM1683550v1, whole genome shotgun sequence contains the following coding sequences:
- the LOC120517078 gene encoding LOW QUALITY PROTEIN: uncharacterized protein LOC120517078 (The sequence of the model RefSeq protein was modified relative to this genomic sequence to represent the inferred CDS: inserted 1 base in 1 codon): MPTAEKMSQDIREVVLSILPSLSNESLTSLLERLEELGVESREDLAFVQEKDLEKHIRPIQCRKLLNSIKNEGLVTVQSELDAAASSSLSSSPMSTPLILSSNSSSSSNSSVSSSPHPGRPWYAEFKVNWNRMPAAIQKAVANQTRPSPGDRKDMVKAVVDQMLEHDLNPTRAMCHSVVRGIVREHPKVLDVXKKGDMGGEGCHSLLQQIKTRVEYKNRTNTLARRRERRSHTNAAGEARGPVDQYGCVRWCPVELPAGETEASLDDMKMQLLKIFSELGMSGAEKAEPLMEKTYIHQRRYLNGVPAPHIAQVQKEWPFLFSQRCLYSHFRLLTDISILSKLQEALDNKGSTIIKFCQELSHHSGIQDVLSKFEPEVSVKAACVLLLLMAYFKEPKDAILLQADTCATGADVQRTMMLPSTPRLIIQDDMMKPKAWMLSIEGQVVMGPHHDFVNGIATIFASYYNFNLQYPEDASSTLEFIQRFFLGINPESGSKSKKKHGHINQQVCTLLRKLIDFEWMSM; the protein is encoded by the exons ATGCCCACTGCGGAG AAAATGAGTCAAGACATAAGGGAAGTGGTGCTATCTATTTTGCCAAGCCTCTCAAATGAATCCTTAACATCTCTTCTTGAACGGTTAGAAGAGCTTGGTGTGGAAAGCAGAGAAGACCTTGCTTTTGTACAAGAGAAGGATCTGGAGAAACACATTAGGCCAATCCAGTGTCGCAAACTGTTAAACAGCattaaaaatgaag GACTTGTAACAGTTCAAAGTGAACTGGATGCTGCTGCCTCTTCATCCCTCTCATCAAGCCCCATGAGCACTCCACTCATCCTATCTTCTAACTCCTCAAGCAGTTCAAACTCCTCTGTTTCTTCGTCCCCACATCCTGGCAGGCCATGGTATGCAGAGTTCAAAGTCAATTGGAATAGGATGCCAGCAGCAATTCAAAAAGCAGTGGCAAATCAAACAAGACCATCACCAGGAGACAGAAAAGATATGGTGAAAGCAGTGGTAGATCAGATGCTTGAACATGATCTTAACCCAACTAGAGCAATGTGTCACAGCGTAGTCCGAGGAATTGTAAGGGAACACCCAAAAGTTTTGGATG GGAAAAAAGGAGACATGGGTGGAGAGGGCTGCCACTCTCTTCTTcagcaaattaaaacaagagtggaatataaaaacagaacaaatactctTGCAAGGCGACGAGAGAGAAGGTCCCACACTAATGCAGCAGGGGAGGCAAGAGGCCCTGTAGATCAGTATGGATGTGTGAGGTGGTGTCCTGTAGAACTGCCAGCTGGAGAAACGGAGGCATCATTAGATGACATGAAAATGCAGCTACTTAAAATATTCTCCGAGTTAGGGATGAGTGGAGCAGAGAAAGCTGAACCTCTTATGGAGAAGACCTATATCCACCAGCGCCGATACCTTAATGGAGTGCCTGCACCACACATTGCACAAGTTCAGAAGGAATGGCCTTTCCTTTTCTCTCAAAGATGTCTTTACTCCCACTTTAGGCTTCTAACAGACATATCTATCCTCAGCAAGCTGCAAGAGGCACTGGACAATAAAGGCAGTACAATTATAAAGTTCTGCCAGGAACTAAGCCATCATTCAGGAATTCAGGATGTGCTGTCTAAGTTTGAACCAGAGGTTTCAGTTAAGGCTGCATGTGTCCTTCTCCTCCTGATGGCATACTTTAAGGAGCCCAAGGATGCAATCCTACTTCAAGCAGAT ACATGTGCCACAGGTGCTGATGTTCAGAGGACAATGATGCTACCAAGCACACCCCGCTTGATTATACAAG atgacATGATGAAGCCTAAAGCCTGGATGTTGTCAATTGAAGGACAAGTGGTCATGGGACCACATCATGATTTTGTCAATGGTATTGCTACAATCTTTGCAAGTTATTACAACTTTAACTTGCAGTATCCTGAAGATGCCTCATCCACATTGGAGTTTATCCAAAG GTTTTTTTTGGGTATTAACCCAGAGTCgggctcaaaatcaaaaaagaaacacgGACACATCAACCAACAAGTCTGCACACTTTTGAGGAAACTAATTGATTTTGAATGGATGTCAATGTAG